In one window of Shewanella goraebulensis DNA:
- a CDS encoding AraC family transcriptional regulator translates to MKRTQQFFSLSQRALYALFLSLCISVSPVVAADASQAQSGIGSELEDIKSQVIQLNRDLFILEEDLLFPASTQIAVFVSVDVGRFFTLDSVELKINNQDVAGFLYTQRQRRALEKGGIQKLYMGNLKTGQHQLTAIFTGIDAEGRTIQRAVNHPFEKTDETIMVELKLEDSESSYRADVSVEEWVL, encoded by the coding sequence ATGAAACGAACACAACAATTTTTCAGCTTATCTCAACGAGCACTGTACGCGCTCTTTTTGAGCTTATGTATCTCAGTATCGCCAGTCGTCGCGGCAGATGCCTCACAAGCGCAAAGCGGTATTGGTAGCGAACTTGAAGATATTAAAAGCCAGGTCATTCAACTCAATCGTGATTTGTTTATTTTAGAAGAGGATTTACTTTTCCCTGCCAGCACGCAAATAGCGGTCTTTGTCTCTGTGGATGTTGGACGTTTTTTTACCTTAGATAGCGTCGAGCTAAAAATAAATAACCAAGATGTGGCTGGATTTTTATATACCCAGCGTCAGCGCCGCGCGCTTGAAAAAGGCGGCATTCAAAAACTATATATGGGCAATTTAAAAACTGGCCAGCATCAATTAACAGCAATATTCACCGGCATTGATGCAGAAGGACGCACGATACAAAGAGCAGTCAACCACCCTTTTGAAAAGACAGATGAAACCATCATGGTTGAATTAAAGCTTGAAGACAGCGAATCAAGTTACCGAGCTGATGTTAGCGTTGAAGAATGGGTTTTATAA
- a CDS encoding DUF3570 domain-containing protein produces MAVTRIMNLTVCKLITLLLVSINVPLSWAAVLEPDRADALYHSYEGGGMKIDGPSVLLRKKASESLAFTGYYYLDSISSASVDVLSTASPYTEKRHEGQIGVEYLNDKTLMTFNARQSDEDDYLAQSFSINVSQDTFGDLTNLSLGVSYGDNEIRRNGDDLFEEQSQQYRIRAGISQILTRNLTAQLNFEAIADEGYLNNPYRTVRFIDTTSPSGVGYQSEVYPETRNSFSSKLSASYFLPYRAALFFHYRYFNDSWEINANDVELGYRHPIGDYLELEFKVRYYQQTQAEFYSDLFPYQDAQNYLARDKELSDFNDLTLGLGVTYLMPESLSFGDNRSEASLQWDYITFDYSNFRDPTAEGGVGNEPFYSFSANVIRAFYSIYF; encoded by the coding sequence GTGGCTGTAACTAGAATAATGAACCTTACAGTATGTAAGCTAATCACATTGCTGCTCGTTAGCATAAATGTCCCTTTATCATGGGCGGCTGTTTTAGAGCCAGATAGAGCCGATGCGCTTTATCATAGTTACGAAGGCGGCGGGATGAAAATTGACGGTCCTTCTGTGCTGCTGCGAAAGAAGGCCTCCGAGTCATTAGCTTTCACAGGTTATTATTATCTAGACAGTATTTCTTCTGCGTCAGTGGATGTACTCAGTACTGCCAGCCCTTACACTGAAAAACGTCATGAAGGTCAAATTGGTGTTGAATACCTAAATGACAAAACCCTAATGACGTTTAATGCTAGGCAAAGTGACGAAGACGATTACCTTGCCCAGTCTTTTAGTATTAACGTTTCGCAAGATACCTTTGGCGACTTAACCAATCTTAGTCTCGGAGTGTCTTACGGTGACAATGAAATTCGCCGAAACGGTGATGACCTATTTGAAGAGCAAAGCCAACAATATCGAATTCGTGCGGGCATCAGTCAGATTTTAACCCGTAACTTAACTGCACAACTTAATTTTGAAGCAATTGCCGATGAAGGCTACCTTAATAACCCATATAGAACAGTACGTTTTATCGATACTACCAGCCCTTCAGGGGTAGGCTATCAATCCGAAGTGTACCCTGAAACCCGTAACTCCTTTTCGAGTAAATTGTCAGCCAGTTACTTTCTTCCCTATCGTGCAGCGCTATTTTTTCACTACCGATACTTTAATGATAGCTGGGAAATCAATGCCAATGATGTGGAGCTTGGCTATCGTCACCCGATTGGTGACTACTTAGAGCTGGAGTTTAAAGTGCGCTATTACCAACAAACTCAAGCTGAGTTTTATAGTGATCTGTTCCCTTATCAAGATGCCCAGAATTATCTCGCTCGAGATAAAGAGCTTAGTGATTTTAATGACTTAACCTTAGGTTTAGGCGTGACTTATTTAATGCCTGAAAGCCTGTCCTTTGGAGATAACCGCTCAGAGGCCAGCCTGCAATGGGATTACATTACCTTTGACTATAGCAACTTCAGAGATCCTACCGCTGAAGGTGGTGTCGGTAATGAGCCATTCTATAGCTTTTCAGCCAATGTCATTCGTGCTTTTTACAGTATTTATTTTTAG
- a CDS encoding DUF4266 domain-containing protein, with the protein MKSSMTKLIMLSAGLSSLLTLSACSSLDIEPWVKPYERQNLADPIMRFGRHPIANMHVAHVLEARESARGAEGTGGGGCGCN; encoded by the coding sequence ATGAAGTCTTCTATGACAAAGCTCATCATGTTAAGTGCGGGATTAAGCTCATTATTAACGCTCTCAGCTTGCTCTAGTCTTGATATAGAGCCTTGGGTAAAACCTTACGAGCGCCAAAACTTAGCCGACCCTATTATGCGTTTTGGTCGCCACCCAATTGCCAATATGCATGTAGCTCATGTGCTTGAAGCGCGTGAATCAGCAAGAGGCGCTGAAGGTACGGGAGGCGGTGGTTGTGGCTGTAACTAG
- a CDS encoding TlpA family protein disulfide reductase, with translation MFKLNQSLKSLVLAATLGLTAQANAVTTGQVSPDFTLKNMQGENQKLSEQRGNIILINFWASWCGPCRKEMPVLQKLQDKYQDLGVAVWGINVEQENQAGKDFLADLDLSFAIFFDETNSLSETYDVKAMPTTVMVDRDGVVRYVFLGYQDGYEKKYAAAIKKLIRE, from the coding sequence ATGTTTAAATTAAATCAGAGCCTTAAAAGCTTAGTATTGGCTGCGACGCTGGGACTTACCGCGCAAGCAAATGCGGTGACAACCGGGCAAGTTTCGCCAGATTTTACCCTTAAAAATATGCAAGGCGAAAACCAAAAGCTGTCTGAGCAGCGTGGCAATATTATCTTAATTAACTTCTGGGCATCTTGGTGTGGACCTTGTCGTAAAGAAATGCCCGTACTGCAAAAATTACAAGATAAGTACCAAGACTTAGGTGTCGCAGTTTGGGGGATTAATGTCGAGCAAGAAAACCAAGCCGGTAAAGACTTCCTAGCAGACTTAGATTTAAGCTTTGCTATCTTTTTTGATGAAACTAACTCCCTTTCAGAAACCTATGACGTGAAAGCTATGCCAACCACTGTGATGGTCGATCGTGATGGTGTCGTACGATACGTTTTCTTAGGTTATCAAGACGGCTATGAGAAAAAGTACGCCGCAGCTATCAAGAAACTAATCAGAGAGTAA
- a CDS encoding outer membrane beta-barrel domain-containing protein, with amino-acid sequence MKTTITSRAKTALKSRFTYCLLALGLSFSAGALAQENPNSVGVKADVERREVLDDVLDTENFEIGLQGGLMSIEDFENSPWISAHLGYHISEHFYVKARYAIAEGGDTSFEKLANTAPLLTDEEREMRYYGLNIGYNFLPGEIFFSEDLVFNSVFSFELGGGSTEFAGDEQFTVNLTANYRVFLTDWVAWDLAMSDYIFDTQITGSSKTTHNLTFATGIAVYF; translated from the coding sequence ATGAAAACAACAATAACAAGCCGTGCTAAAACCGCTTTGAAAAGCCGATTCACTTATTGCTTGCTGGCACTAGGGCTCAGTTTCAGCGCTGGAGCCTTAGCTCAAGAAAACCCAAACAGTGTTGGTGTTAAAGCCGATGTTGAGCGTCGTGAAGTGTTGGACGATGTATTAGATACCGAAAATTTCGAGATCGGTTTACAAGGCGGCTTAATGTCGATTGAAGACTTCGAAAATAGCCCTTGGATTAGTGCACATTTAGGCTACCACATCAGTGAACACTTTTATGTCAAAGCCCGTTACGCCATAGCTGAAGGCGGTGATACCAGTTTTGAAAAGCTAGCTAATACAGCCCCACTGTTGACAGATGAAGAACGTGAAATGCGCTATTACGGGCTGAATATTGGGTATAACTTTCTACCTGGCGAAATCTTTTTCAGTGAAGACTTAGTGTTCAACAGTGTCTTTTCATTTGAATTAGGTGGCGGCAGCACTGAGTTTGCTGGTGATGAACAGTTTACTGTCAACTTAACTGCTAACTATCGAGTATTTTTAACTGATTGGGTTGCTTGGGATCTGGCCATGAGTGACTACATTTTTGACACCCAAATCACTGGCTCAAGTAAAACGACTCATAACTTGACCTTTGCAACCGGCATAGCCGTTTACTTTTAA
- a CDS encoding HzsA-related protein produces MRPIWGYAGKCVYIILAFFYLTGCNTDTAIKDEQADPVLVEYPVIYIQRDLVALDGDEGAQSASFDSRHPAQFNPGAQLFVKRNAFSDSPVTNISAQLFADLLPEDAPADTIQAIDIRDLSVSDDGQQFLVSIRAPEIEDAEEMDQPSWNIWRYQLATQTLERVIVSDTTAEQGDDLMASFLPDGRIIFASTRQRLSRAILLDEGKPQYTALDESRDNETFNIHVMNADGSSIEQLSFNLSHDTHPLVLQSGKILYSRWDNMGGNKGINLYEMTPDGTDNQLMFGWHSHQVAFDQQDELIEFVKPQQLPNGEILLLLSSQDETSYQKRPVVINIEEFTDNQQPTFASGANDSAINDLAFSFEFNFNFSDNLSPSGRLTHLTPLPDNSQRYLLSWDLCRVVIEEQIRACGQLTDEQLLDPTLELADPLYELWLLNDADGTQQLVADSEEGKVITEALVMQPSSQPKTFIANKVIGNELDAQLHEELAAAIDIRSVYDFDGQDSSANLGGISQLSDPTQTRATELPARFLKVVRGVPMPSDEVRDIPNTDFGRSRNQLMREIIGYTPIQPDGSVKIKVPANVPLAISVLDASGQRIGGRHSQWISLKPGETLQCKGCHTANSQLPHGRYDAQAESINPGATGGAAFTNATQNIIPTQGQTMAQADAMVNGIAELSVNLTYEDRWTNPALSTVNPSTDYSYQNLATPAPNGSECFNNWNAYCRIQINYEEHIQPLWDLQRLAINETTLAVLADNTCTGCHSIVDDNNLAQVPAGQLELIATPSTDQPAHFTSYRELFFNDVEQEDIDGIIVDRLVVVLDADGNIVYQVDSEGELILDAEGNPIPVMTTVNVPAIMSTNGASASSNFFDTMNDVTHQNMLSADELKLIAEWIDIGAQYYNTPFYTQE; encoded by the coding sequence ATGAGGCCAATTTGGGGCTATGCAGGGAAGTGCGTCTATATCATTCTGGCCTTCTTTTATCTTACAGGATGTAATACCGATACAGCCATTAAGGATGAGCAAGCTGATCCTGTTTTAGTTGAATACCCTGTTATTTATATTCAACGAGATCTTGTCGCTTTAGATGGCGATGAAGGTGCTCAATCTGCCAGTTTTGATTCTCGCCACCCTGCTCAGTTTAATCCCGGCGCGCAGCTTTTCGTCAAACGAAATGCCTTTAGCGACTCCCCTGTTACTAACATATCAGCCCAGTTATTTGCTGATTTACTGCCAGAAGATGCACCTGCTGACACCATCCAGGCTATTGATATTCGAGATTTGTCAGTTTCAGATGATGGCCAACAATTTTTAGTGTCAATTCGAGCGCCTGAAATTGAAGATGCGGAAGAAATGGACCAACCGAGTTGGAATATTTGGCGTTATCAACTTGCAACACAAACTCTTGAACGAGTGATTGTCAGCGATACCACTGCTGAGCAAGGTGACGATCTCATGGCATCGTTTTTACCTGACGGCCGCATCATTTTTGCTTCGACTCGCCAGCGTTTATCTAGAGCGATTTTATTAGATGAAGGTAAGCCCCAATACACCGCCCTAGATGAAAGCCGAGATAATGAAACCTTCAATATTCATGTGATGAATGCCGATGGTAGCAGTATTGAGCAATTGAGTTTTAATTTAAGCCACGACACACACCCATTAGTGCTGCAAAGCGGTAAAATTTTGTACAGTCGCTGGGATAATATGGGCGGCAATAAGGGCATAAACCTGTATGAAATGACCCCTGATGGCACCGATAATCAGTTGATGTTTGGCTGGCATTCACATCAAGTAGCCTTCGATCAGCAAGATGAACTTATCGAATTTGTTAAACCACAACAGCTGCCGAATGGTGAGATCTTACTTTTACTCTCTTCACAAGACGAAACCAGCTACCAAAAGCGCCCTGTGGTGATTAATATCGAAGAGTTTACTGATAACCAACAGCCAACCTTTGCGTCTGGTGCTAACGATAGTGCCATTAACGATTTAGCATTCAGTTTCGAGTTTAACTTTAACTTCTCAGATAACCTTTCTCCTTCTGGACGATTAACCCATTTAACGCCGCTACCTGATAATAGTCAGCGCTATTTATTAAGTTGGGATTTATGTCGTGTCGTGATTGAAGAGCAAATTCGTGCTTGCGGCCAGCTAACTGATGAACAGTTATTGGATCCCACACTTGAACTTGCCGATCCCTTGTACGAGCTTTGGCTATTAAATGATGCCGATGGAACTCAGCAATTAGTCGCTGATAGTGAAGAAGGAAAAGTGATTACTGAAGCCTTAGTCATGCAACCGAGTTCACAGCCAAAAACATTTATAGCCAATAAAGTGATCGGCAATGAACTTGATGCGCAACTACACGAAGAGCTGGCAGCAGCCATTGATATTCGCAGTGTGTATGACTTTGACGGTCAAGACAGTAGTGCCAATTTAGGCGGGATTAGCCAACTCAGCGATCCAACCCAAACACGTGCAACTGAGCTACCTGCACGTTTTTTAAAAGTGGTTCGTGGCGTGCCTATGCCATCAGATGAAGTCAGAGATATTCCTAATACAGATTTTGGTCGTAGTCGCAATCAGCTAATGCGTGAAATTATTGGTTACACGCCAATACAACCTGATGGCTCTGTAAAAATTAAAGTCCCAGCTAATGTTCCTTTAGCTATCAGCGTATTGGATGCATCAGGTCAACGTATTGGTGGGCGTCATAGCCAATGGATTAGTTTAAAGCCGGGTGAAACACTGCAATGTAAAGGCTGTCATACTGCAAACAGTCAATTACCCCACGGCCGTTATGATGCGCAAGCTGAATCAATTAACCCCGGAGCAACGGGCGGCGCTGCTTTTACAAACGCCACACAAAACATCATTCCCACTCAAGGGCAAACCATGGCTCAAGCTGATGCGATGGTTAATGGTATCGCCGAGTTATCGGTTAACTTAACCTACGAAGATCGCTGGACCAACCCCGCATTGTCTACGGTTAATCCCAGTACAGATTATTCCTACCAAAACCTTGCTACACCAGCGCCAAATGGTAGTGAGTGCTTTAACAATTGGAATGCTTATTGCCGAATTCAGATTAATTATGAAGAACATATACAACCATTGTGGGATTTGCAGCGCCTTGCAATAAATGAAACGACCTTAGCTGTTCTTGCAGATAACACCTGCACTGGCTGCCATAGCATTGTTGATGACAATAACCTTGCCCAAGTACCAGCTGGGCAGCTTGAATTAATAGCAACGCCGTCCACTGACCAACCTGCACACTTTACTAGCTATCGAGAATTGTTTTTCAATGATGTCGAACAAGAAGACATTGATGGCATTATCGTCGATCGCTTAGTCGTGGTTCTCGACGCTGATGGCAATATTGTCTATCAAGTTGATAGCGAAGGTGAGCTTATTCTTGATGCTGAAGGTAACCCAATTCCGGTTATGACGACAGTAAATGTGCCAGCCATCATGTCAACTAACGGCGCAAGCGCTAGCAGCAACTTTTTTGACACCATGAATGATGTCACTCATCAAAACATGCTGTCTGCCGACGAACTCAAATTAATCGCTGAGTGGATAGATATTGGGGCGCAATATTACAACACCCCTTTTTATACACAAGAGTAG
- a CDS encoding SH3 domain-containing protein — MFNYPFTMKWLSPILLSMAMMLPCYALAAEPTSIPERDTTVDSYQDTNTAATLTIDVPFIELHSGPSAGYPVVHVVEQSEEVTVLVKRTAWIKVRDKRGVEGWFHEDDLFGFSQHGQAVEQTQLGTDAYLNRDWEAGVMYGDFEGANLYTIQLGYVFTPVFSAEISAGKALGSISDSDLFEAMLISHPFPEWVVSPYIGVGGGIIKTSPHSVIADSQSRENTLMSAAAGLKYHLGRNFILRAEYKFSLALTDRDENEQLQSWQLGFSVFF, encoded by the coding sequence ATGTTTAATTATCCATTTACCATGAAGTGGTTAAGCCCAATATTATTGTCTATGGCAATGATGCTTCCTTGCTATGCCCTTGCGGCTGAGCCTACTTCCATTCCTGAACGTGACACCACAGTCGATTCATACCAAGACACAAATACAGCAGCAACATTGACCATAGACGTGCCTTTTATCGAGCTACATTCAGGCCCAAGCGCAGGCTACCCTGTAGTGCATGTGGTAGAACAAAGTGAAGAAGTGACCGTGTTAGTCAAGCGAACGGCTTGGATAAAAGTGCGTGACAAACGTGGGGTTGAAGGTTGGTTTCACGAAGATGATTTGTTCGGTTTTAGTCAACATGGACAAGCCGTTGAACAAACACAGCTCGGGACTGATGCATACCTTAATCGAGATTGGGAAGCCGGGGTAATGTACGGCGATTTTGAAGGTGCAAACCTTTACACCATCCAACTCGGCTATGTATTTACCCCTGTATTTAGCGCTGAAATATCAGCTGGTAAAGCACTTGGCAGTATATCTGACAGTGATTTATTCGAAGCCATGTTAATTAGCCATCCTTTTCCTGAATGGGTAGTTAGTCCATATATTGGTGTTGGCGGTGGCATTATTAAAACTAGCCCTCACAGTGTTATTGCAGATTCACAATCACGTGAAAACACCTTAATGAGTGCGGCAGCAGGCCTTAAATATCACTTAGGCCGTAACTTTATTTTACGGGCTGAATATAAGTTTTCTCTGGCATTAACCGACCGAGATGAAAATGAGCAACTGCAATCTTGGCAACTCGGTTTTAGCGTATTTTTCTAA